A genome region from Flavobacterium sp. includes the following:
- a CDS encoding LytTR family DNA-binding domain-containing protein, with product MRCIIIDDEPLAREGLRLLIGRNGRLQLLNSFSSTAQAAAFLEEHDTDLIFLDIEMPDDNGLEFAKTLDTKIQIIFTTSYPQYAAESYETEAVDYLLKPFTPERFEKAVQKAVHQLSLVQTYKNTFESSNDTFIIIKAERRFHKIFFSDILYVEGLKDYVVIHTEDSKFVTAMNIKSMHLKLPAQKFLRVSKSYVVNAEMIASFDRTTIFMKNIEIPVGRTYQTEFHKYFLGE from the coding sequence ATGAGATGCATAATCATAGACGACGAACCCCTTGCCCGTGAAGGGCTGAGGCTGCTTATAGGGAGGAACGGAAGGCTGCAGCTTTTAAACTCATTCAGCAGTACGGCACAGGCTGCGGCTTTTCTGGAAGAACATGATACAGACCTAATATTTCTTGATATTGAAATGCCTGATGACAACGGACTTGAATTTGCAAAAACTCTGGATACTAAAATACAGATCATATTCACTACTTCCTATCCCCAATATGCCGCTGAAAGCTATGAGACAGAAGCTGTCGATTATCTGCTGAAACCTTTTACGCCTGAAAGATTTGAGAAAGCAGTGCAGAAAGCCGTGCATCAGCTGAGTCTGGTCCAGACCTATAAAAATACTTTTGAAAGCAGCAATGATACTTTCATAATTATAAAAGCGGAAAGAAGATTTCATAAAATCTTCTTCAGTGATATCCTCTATGTGGAAGGCTTGAAAGATTATGTGGTTATCCATACCGAAGACAGCAAATTTGTAACGGCGATGAACATAAAATCCATGCACCTTAAACTCCCAGCACAGAAATTCTTAAGGGTCAGCAAATCCTATGTTGTCAATGCAGAGATGATCGCCTCTTTTGACAGAACTACAATTTTCATGAAAAATATAGAGATTCCCGTAGGAAGGACCTACCAGACCGAGTTTCATAAATACTTTTTGGGGGAGTAA
- a CDS encoding porin family protein, with product MKKILLLSAILLHAAANSQIHAGAKAGAGLNKINGTTFQDKFELGYHLGGFIYAEISDFAGIQAEVLFNQTNTSVQDRYSDVIDNAFKGSKTLNYVSVPLLLRLNSEGFITFTAGPQFSFLADSDKSITENGRKLFKKTDFSVLGGAEINLRPLTIYARYIWGFSDISEFGGRSNSSQIQIGAALRLF from the coding sequence ATGAAAAAAATCCTCCTGCTGTCAGCCATTCTTCTGCACGCTGCGGCAAATTCACAGATTCATGCAGGCGCAAAAGCCGGGGCCGGCCTGAACAAAATAAACGGAACAACATTCCAGGACAAATTTGAACTCGGCTATCATTTGGGAGGTTTTATATACGCTGAAATTTCCGATTTTGCAGGAATTCAGGCAGAAGTACTCTTTAACCAGACCAACACATCGGTACAGGACCGTTATTCAGATGTTATAGACAACGCATTCAAGGGAAGCAAAACATTAAACTACGTAAGCGTGCCGTTGCTGCTGCGATTAAACAGCGAGGGTTTTATAACATTTACTGCAGGTCCACAGTTCAGCTTCCTGGCCGATTCCGATAAATCCATAACAGAGAACGGCAGGAAATTATTTAAGAAAACTGATTTCTCGGTATTAGGCGGTGCTGAGATAAATCTTCGCCCGCTTACTATCTACGCGAGATACATTTGGGGTTTTTCTGATATAAGTGAATTTGGCGGCAGATCAAACAGCAGCCAGATTCAGATTGGTGCAGCCCTTCGCTTATTTTAG
- a CDS encoding aldo/keto reductase, producing MGVAKAIEAGYRHIDTAAVYGNETAIGRALKQSSVDRESLFVASKVWNTERGYEKTKKAFRKTLQDLQLDYLDLYLIHWPAAGHQFRNWQELNLYTWRALEELCSEGLVKSIGVSNFLPHHLQPLIDAAEIKPMVNQIEYHPGFRQQQTVDFCRINDIIVEGWSPLGTGRLLENQSLQNIATKYNKTVAQLCIRWALQNEVIPLPKSITPNRIIENFEVWGFEIDKADMQTIDKMKDIGSSGLDPDKVNF from the coding sequence CTGGGGGTCGCCAAAGCGATCGAAGCGGGCTATCGTCATATTGATACCGCGGCTGTATATGGTAATGAAACAGCTATTGGCAGAGCGCTAAAGCAAAGCAGTGTGGATAGGGAAAGTCTTTTTGTCGCCAGTAAGGTTTGGAATACTGAGCGTGGCTATGAAAAAACAAAGAAGGCATTTCGTAAAACACTTCAGGACCTTCAGCTGGATTATCTGGATCTGTACTTAATCCATTGGCCTGCAGCAGGTCATCAGTTTAGGAACTGGCAGGAGCTAAATCTGTATACCTGGCGTGCCCTTGAAGAATTATGCTCTGAGGGTCTGGTAAAATCAATAGGAGTAAGTAATTTTCTGCCTCACCATCTCCAGCCTTTGATTGATGCGGCAGAAATAAAACCAATGGTTAATCAAATTGAGTATCATCCAGGTTTCAGACAGCAGCAAACAGTGGATTTCTGCAGAATAAATGATATAATTGTCGAGGGATGGAGTCCTCTTGGCACGGGCAGGCTTCTTGAAAACCAAAGTCTGCAGAATATTGCCACCAAATACAACAAGACTGTAGCCCAGCTCTGCATTCGATGGGCATTGCAGAATGAGGTAATACCGCTTCCAAAATCAATTACACCTAATCGTATAATTGAAAACTTTGAGGTATGGGGATTTGAAATTGATAAAGCAGATATGCAGACAATCGATAAAATGAAGGACATCGGAAGTTCAGGACTCGATCCCGATAAGGTTAACTTTTAA
- a CDS encoding DUF6515 family protein yields MKIKNSLIALLLNLSAVLTVHAQHRAAAKITVTKTIPNSRVSVYNGVNYHYADGIYYRPYQGGYTIVRPPVGIHVNVLPPGFATLILAGTSYYYLNDVYYIQIQPNIYKVVEKPDEKIICLEYSEFISQLPQGAESISINGKNYYRVNDIYYEKITSENGEISYKTAGKKTK; encoded by the coding sequence ATGAAAATTAAAAATTCACTAATCGCTCTATTACTAAATTTATCAGCAGTCCTGACAGTTCATGCCCAGCACCGGGCAGCAGCAAAAATTACAGTTACTAAAACAATTCCTAACAGCAGAGTAAGTGTTTATAATGGAGTAAATTACCATTATGCTGATGGAATTTATTACCGTCCTTACCAAGGAGGCTATACAATTGTTAGACCGCCTGTAGGGATTCATGTAAATGTTTTACCACCTGGTTTTGCAACTCTTATTCTCGCAGGGACATCCTACTATTATTTGAATGACGTATATTACATCCAGATTCAGCCAAATATTTATAAGGTAGTTGAAAAACCTGATGAGAAGATAATATGCCTTGAATATTCCGAATTTATTTCACAACTCCCGCAAGGCGCCGAATCAATTTCAATAAACGGTAAAAATTATTACCGCGTTAACGACATCTACTACGAAAAGATTACTTCTGAGAATGGAGAAATCAGCTATAAAACAGCAGGTAAAAAGACAAAATAA
- a CDS encoding phospholipase A, translated as MDYKNHLSKSVLDFQKNIFSLATCTWHCNTGGVLRLLSLFFFFLYCNGVNAQNDSVEKKKATAIFLSQPNFSMHKDNYFITGTSFRDGPSINNSDVKFQISFKYRINQKPLFDNVYSYLTYTQKSFWDVYQKSSPFGDINFNPGLGFIRPYMNKKGRLGYYSLMLEHESNGKDSISSRSWNFISFNWGAEVSPKLIIDAKLTIPYGSLSDNPKLSKYIGYGDLAFTYIFIPQKLYAKVIVKKGADCDWRGSVETQLFYKAIPTSNLYMMVQAFHGYGENLLQYNQQASMIRFGFVLKPNFMNFF; from the coding sequence ATGGATTATAAAAATCATTTATCAAAATCAGTGCTGGATTTTCAAAAAAACATTTTCTCGCTGGCTACTTGTACTTGGCATTGTAATACAGGGGGAGTTTTAAGATTATTATCTCTATTTTTCTTTTTTCTATACTGTAATGGGGTAAATGCACAAAACGATTCAGTCGAAAAAAAAAAGGCAACTGCTATTTTTTTAAGCCAGCCGAATTTCAGTATGCACAAGGATAATTATTTTATTACAGGTACTTCTTTCAGAGATGGTCCATCAATTAACAATTCAGATGTTAAATTCCAGATAAGTTTTAAATATCGAATAAATCAGAAACCATTATTTGATAACGTATACTCCTATCTCACCTACACCCAGAAATCTTTTTGGGATGTCTATCAGAAATCAAGTCCATTCGGCGATATAAACTTTAATCCCGGCCTTGGCTTTATAAGACCCTACATGAATAAAAAAGGACGATTAGGATATTATTCTTTAATGCTTGAGCATGAGTCAAATGGCAAAGACAGCATCTCTTCAAGAAGCTGGAATTTTATTTCGTTTAACTGGGGTGCAGAAGTAAGTCCAAAATTAATTATTGATGCAAAACTAACCATTCCCTACGGCTCGTTATCAGATAATCCCAAACTGTCTAAATACATTGGATACGGAGATCTTGCTTTCACTTATATTTTCATTCCTCAAAAACTTTACGCAAAGGTAATAGTAAAAAAGGGAGCTGACTGCGACTGGAGAGGATCAGTTGAAACACAGCTGTTTTACAAAGCAATTCCGACTTCAAATCTGTATATGATGGTTCAGGCTTTTCATGGGTATGGTGAAAACTTACTGCAGTATAATCAACAGGCCAGTATGATTAGATTTGGATTTGTGCTCAAACCAAATTTCATGAATTTCTTTTGA
- a CDS encoding DUF4397 domain-containing protein, which translates to MPHVNFTNLIQKSSNLSFLFNSEELKKSASKYSCPTGYFSLFTGANSITAINDNGSVLSVNSLSLNTNENMSLFALEDSSKKIFFLGFKDTWAAPPRGKSLIRFINLSSDSQIITLQGNGLKVNKELAYKQATAFIEVENGYYWIKYRQSRLSKNAHYKTQMKLESGGIYTICSTGLTRAAQKENTFCASIIQNY; encoded by the coding sequence ATGCCGCACGTAAACTTTACCAATTTAATACAAAAATCCAGCAATCTGTCTTTTTTATTCAACTCGGAAGAACTCAAAAAATCAGCTTCGAAATATTCATGCCCCACAGGTTATTTTAGTTTATTTACTGGAGCCAACAGTATCACTGCCATTAACGATAATGGATCTGTATTATCTGTAAACAGTCTTTCTCTCAATACAAATGAAAATATGAGCCTTTTTGCTTTGGAAGATTCATCCAAAAAAATATTTTTCTTAGGATTCAAGGACACCTGGGCCGCACCTCCCAGAGGAAAATCTCTGATCCGATTTATAAATCTTTCAAGTGACAGCCAGATAATAACTCTTCAAGGAAATGGACTAAAAGTAAACAAAGAGTTAGCGTATAAACAGGCAACCGCTTTTATCGAGGTTGAAAATGGATACTACTGGATAAAATATCGTCAGAGCAGATTATCCAAAAATGCGCATTATAAAACTCAGATGAAGCTGGAATCCGGCGGTATATATACCATATGTTCTACTGGCTTAACACGGGCGGCCCAAAAAGAAAACACTTTTTGCGCCTCCATTATTCAAAACTATTGA
- a CDS encoding DUF6268 family outer membrane beta-barrel protein gives MTKSIKQIVSISLLLLCFQSRAQDLKLAGLEYLSYPKVKFKDDAGGNKAAFSEAGAFVSFPKMLQDKKTILVNGLQYGIVETAIYNDALSSKNEMTFHKMSYSFTYIYRFNEKWTFIGRLSPTLASDFKDKLSWHDFIVQGNAMVTKKFNDNVIGGAGLIYTMRFGKPLLFPSIQYQYKKDRHALNIYLPIFANYVYQTGPENKIGLGFRAAVNGANFNASSKSFSSDTEMDRFNYARANIGPFVNYQLTKTLLIEASGGISTMRMYQFEDLAGSKHKFDSESGGFFNIGIILLPPSPKKQLTPEAQE, from the coding sequence ATGACAAAGTCAATAAAACAAATAGTATCGATAAGTCTGTTACTGCTCTGTTTTCAGAGCAGGGCACAAGACCTAAAACTTGCAGGATTAGAATACTTAAGTTATCCCAAAGTGAAATTCAAAGATGATGCCGGCGGAAATAAAGCCGCTTTCAGCGAAGCAGGTGCCTTTGTAAGTTTTCCTAAAATGCTCCAGGACAAGAAAACTATTTTAGTTAACGGGCTTCAGTACGGAATTGTAGAAACTGCCATTTACAATGATGCCCTATCTTCAAAAAACGAGATGACATTTCATAAAATGAGTTATTCCTTTACCTACATTTACCGGTTTAATGAAAAATGGACATTCATAGGCCGCCTCTCTCCAACACTGGCTAGTGATTTTAAAGATAAACTTTCCTGGCATGATTTTATTGTTCAGGGAAATGCCATGGTTACCAAGAAATTTAACGATAATGTAATTGGAGGGGCAGGATTAATATATACAATGCGGTTTGGAAAACCGCTGCTGTTTCCAAGTATTCAGTACCAATACAAAAAAGACAGGCATGCATTGAATATCTATCTGCCGATATTTGCCAATTACGTTTACCAGACCGGCCCGGAGAACAAAATCGGGCTTGGTTTCAGGGCAGCAGTAAACGGGGCGAACTTTAATGCAAGCTCAAAAAGTTTTTCAAGTGATACTGAAATGGACCGGTTCAATTATGCACGAGCCAACATAGGCCCATTTGTTAATTACCAGCTTACAAAAACTTTACTGATTGAAGCTTCGGGAGGAATCAGCACCATGCGTATGTATCAGTTTGAAGATCTGGCCGGAAGCAAACACAAATTCGATTCTGAATCAGGAGGCTTCTTTAATATAGGAATTATACTGCTGCCTCCGAGTCCCAAAAAACAGCTCACTCCCGAAGCTCAGGAGTAA
- a CDS encoding efflux RND transporter permease subunit, translated as MTLTELSIKRPLLIITAFTALILFGILGYTSLNYNLLPTFETGNISIRTVLPGASPEEIQNKISKPIEEAVSTVEGIDRVTSSSLQNVSSIQVALKSGVSDVQAQQDIERAINQIKSTLPDNIDDPVVNRLSTDNFAILNISATGNISSKDLYLLIDKDIKPKLSSVKGVGQINIIGGQPREIKILLDNSKLQMYGLSAKQVFQTVAANSISIPGGNISGEKENLSITINGDYKQVSPLSEIVLKDNGSGSRVLLSDVATVSDAQQKITTLNRMNNKPGVGIQIFKTNDANAVDVSQQVKDKLNELKKTYKAQGFNYEIASDQSIYTLSSADAVMHDLFMAVIIVGLVMLLFLHSLRSSFFVMVAIPSAMIPTFIVMYAMGFSLNLMTLLALSLVIGILVDDSIVVLENIFRHMEMGKKKEQAALDGRNEIGFTALAITLVDVVVFLPMAFAGGLIGGILREFAVVVVVSTLMSLLVAFTLTPLMASRFARLEHLTKQTLWGRIILGFENLLENVKNTYGELLKWVLQNKRYLFILVILLIAGSVSLVPSGFIGSSFAGDSDRGELAIQLETAADTPIRQTNLLVKQAEQLMLKHPEVKNVYTLVGTQTGAKGDGENLAELSVTLIDKTKRDYTADQFGVTARNEIEKIPGLQVTVIPTSITGGVNAPIQVVVKGTDIDSLYSAAAKIKQVVMQTAGTDYVRYSTKGTVKQIKITPQRDRIAKLGLTLPDVAQSIQLAFNGNDDTEFMQGDDIYKINLEISQTDKQDIEAIRNLSLNGSKGQLIKLWQVADVEEVLGQSILQRSDRQNSITITSAAVGRPSGTIVQDIQAAVDKAGYPAGIEVDFQGDSKNQKDAFMSLGIALIIAILLVYMVMVSLYESLVYPFVVIFSVPVALIGALLAIALTMNQLTIFTIIGIIMLLGLVTKNGILIVDFANHLKEKGFSAKEALIEAGKERLRPIIMTTFAMILGMLPLALSQSPGSEFKNGMAWVLIGGLTSSFLLTLFLVPAVYMIVEKLMVRFKSNSKHPDRNF; from the coding sequence ATGACATTAACAGAACTATCCATAAAACGTCCCCTGCTTATAATTACCGCCTTTACAGCGCTTATACTCTTTGGGATTTTAGGTTACACCAGCCTGAATTACAATCTACTGCCTACCTTTGAAACAGGTAATATCAGTATTAGAACTGTGCTTCCCGGGGCATCCCCTGAGGAAATCCAAAATAAAATTTCCAAACCAATTGAAGAAGCAGTAAGTACGGTAGAAGGAATTGACAGGGTAACCTCAAGCTCGCTTCAAAATGTATCTTCGATTCAGGTTGCCCTGAAATCTGGGGTTTCAGATGTCCAGGCGCAGCAGGACATTGAAAGAGCTATCAATCAAATAAAATCTACACTGCCCGATAACATTGATGACCCTGTGGTCAACCGTCTGAGCACCGATAATTTTGCCATATTGAATATCTCTGCAACAGGGAACATCTCTTCAAAGGACCTCTATCTTTTAATTGACAAGGACATAAAGCCAAAGCTGAGCAGTGTAAAGGGTGTAGGTCAGATCAATATCATAGGTGGACAGCCAAGAGAAATAAAAATTCTGCTGGATAACAGTAAACTCCAAATGTATGGCCTATCTGCAAAACAAGTTTTTCAGACTGTTGCTGCCAACAGTATTTCCATACCCGGAGGAAACATATCGGGTGAAAAAGAGAATTTATCCATTACCATCAACGGCGACTATAAGCAGGTAAGTCCATTATCGGAGATTGTGCTCAAGGACAATGGTTCGGGAAGCCGTGTATTACTGTCTGATGTAGCGACAGTTAGCGATGCGCAGCAGAAAATAACTACGCTGAACCGTATGAATAATAAACCAGGAGTCGGCATACAGATATTCAAAACCAATGATGCCAATGCCGTAGATGTAAGCCAGCAGGTAAAAGACAAGCTCAATGAGCTAAAAAAAACTTATAAAGCACAAGGATTTAATTATGAGATTGCTTCAGATCAGTCCATATATACGCTCAGTTCGGCAGATGCAGTGATGCATGACCTGTTTATGGCCGTGATCATTGTTGGTCTGGTCATGCTGCTGTTTCTGCACAGTCTGCGAAGTTCCTTCTTTGTAATGGTCGCTATACCCTCAGCGATGATCCCTACATTTATTGTCATGTACGCTATGGGATTTTCATTAAATCTTATGACCCTCTTAGCACTTTCATTAGTGATTGGAATCCTGGTGGATGACAGTATAGTGGTTTTGGAAAATATCTTCCGGCATATGGAAATGGGCAAGAAAAAAGAACAAGCAGCACTTGACGGCCGTAATGAAATTGGATTTACAGCTCTGGCCATTACACTTGTAGACGTAGTGGTGTTCCTGCCAATGGCTTTTGCAGGAGGTCTTATCGGAGGAATACTACGAGAATTTGCTGTTGTGGTGGTGGTTTCCACACTAATGAGTTTATTGGTAGCCTTCACTTTAACACCGCTGATGGCGTCACGCTTTGCCCGACTCGAACATCTGACAAAGCAGACATTATGGGGACGCATAATCCTTGGTTTTGAGAATCTGCTTGAAAATGTTAAAAACACCTATGGTGAGCTTCTGAAATGGGTGCTGCAAAACAAACGTTATCTATTTATACTGGTTATATTATTAATTGCCGGTTCCGTTTCTCTTGTTCCTTCAGGATTTATAGGATCATCTTTTGCGGGGGACAGCGACCGTGGCGAACTGGCCATACAATTGGAAACAGCTGCAGATACCCCGATTCGCCAGACTAACCTCCTTGTAAAGCAGGCCGAGCAGCTGATGCTGAAACACCCAGAGGTCAAAAATGTTTATACGCTGGTCGGAACCCAGACAGGAGCAAAAGGGGACGGCGAAAACCTTGCGGAACTTTCAGTAACGCTCATTGATAAAACTAAACGTGATTATACAGCGGATCAATTTGGAGTCACGGCCAGAAATGAAATTGAGAAGATACCAGGACTTCAGGTAACCGTAATTCCAACAAGCATCACAGGAGGTGTAAATGCACCGATCCAGGTTGTTGTAAAAGGAACCGATATTGACAGTCTTTACAGCGCGGCGGCAAAAATTAAACAAGTTGTAATGCAGACAGCTGGGACTGATTACGTGCGTTACAGCACCAAAGGAACTGTAAAACAGATTAAAATAACTCCGCAGAGAGATCGCATAGCTAAACTGGGACTTACTCTTCCTGACGTGGCCCAGAGCATCCAGCTGGCCTTTAACGGAAATGACGATACAGAATTCATGCAGGGAGATGATATCTATAAAATAAATTTAGAAATCAGCCAGACCGACAAGCAGGATATCGAAGCGATCAGAAATCTTTCTCTAAACGGCAGTAAGGGGCAGTTAATAAAACTCTGGCAGGTTGCTGATGTAGAAGAAGTACTGGGACAGTCGATCCTGCAGAGAAGTGACAGACAAAATTCTATAACAATAACTTCCGCAGCCGTTGGACGTCCTTCGGGAACCATTGTACAGGATATTCAGGCAGCTGTGGATAAGGCTGGCTATCCTGCCGGTATCGAAGTAGATTTTCAAGGGGACTCCAAAAATCAAAAAGATGCCTTTATGAGTTTAGGTATTGCATTGATCATAGCCATACTTCTTGTATATATGGTAATGGTAAGTCTTTATGAAAGTCTGGTCTATCCTTTTGTGGTTATTTTTTCGGTGCCTGTAGCCCTGATTGGAGCGCTGCTTGCCATAGCCCTGACAATGAACCAGCTGACCATTTTTACTATTATAGGAATAATTATGCTGTTGGGACTTGTAACCAAAAATGGCATTCTTATCGTGGACTTTGCCAATCATCTTAAAGAGAAAGGCTTCAGCGCCAAAGAGGCCTTAATAGAGGCAGGGAAAGAAAGGCTTCGTCCAATTATTATGACAACTTTCGCAATGATATTAGGAATGCTTCCCTTGGCACTTTCTCAAAGTCCAGGTTCTGAATTTAAAAACGGGATGGCATGGGTTCTGATCGGGGGACTTACAAGTTCTTTTTTACTCACGCTGTTTCTTGTTCCTGCTGTATATATGATTGTAGAAAAATTGATGGTGCGGTTCAAATCAAATTCAAAACATCCCGATAGGAATTTCTAA
- a CDS encoding efflux RND transporter periplasmic adaptor subunit, whose translation MKNPNQKKRNLIILASFCLVVILPIIIVLAGNKKKINESARPVDRTDIPVAVSVMTAKISPLKTNDQYPATIEPLDQVMLYAQNSGMIALLDLYLGKELKKGQVIGRLDTRILQINLKNAQIERNLAAINKTKKLDDYNRARDLFENNAGLQVNMLTAKNEFDNAVNKLENSEIQIRLIQQQIRNSIIISPLSGAVSAHMIKQGEFVSPGSPIATISNTAAVKVTVFVDQQMSYKLKTGESAIITSPLFGEETFKGKINYISSVSDSNHNYQIDLLISEKKGILLKGGTDVQVSFNTVSKKEALQIPKSSLINDSKDPYVFIESNGKAVTKIIKTGIIQNDLVEVLSGLNEGDRVITTGQINLRAGSTINIIK comes from the coding sequence ATGAAAAATCCAAATCAAAAAAAAAGGAATTTGATTATACTGGCATCGTTCTGCTTAGTGGTAATTTTACCTATAATTATTGTCCTTGCAGGCAACAAAAAGAAAATCAATGAGTCCGCCAGACCCGTGGACAGGACAGATATCCCTGTGGCCGTATCAGTTATGACTGCAAAGATCTCCCCTTTGAAAACCAATGATCAATATCCCGCAACAATTGAGCCTTTGGACCAGGTCATGCTGTATGCACAAAACAGCGGTATGATCGCCCTGTTGGATTTATATCTAGGCAAGGAGTTAAAGAAGGGACAGGTTATCGGGAGGCTTGATACACGCATACTGCAAATAAATTTAAAAAATGCACAGATAGAAAGAAACCTTGCAGCAATTAACAAGACCAAAAAACTTGACGATTACAACCGAGCCAGAGATCTCTTTGAAAACAATGCCGGACTTCAGGTAAATATGCTTACTGCTAAAAATGAATTCGATAACGCTGTAAATAAACTTGAAAATTCAGAAATACAGATACGGCTGATCCAGCAGCAGATCCGAAACTCCATAATCATTTCGCCTCTGAGCGGCGCGGTCTCCGCCCATATGATTAAACAGGGGGAGTTTGTCAGCCCCGGCAGCCCTATTGCAACTATAAGCAATACGGCAGCAGTTAAAGTTACCGTTTTTGTAGATCAGCAGATGAGCTATAAATTAAAAACCGGAGAATCAGCTATAATTACCTCGCCCTTGTTCGGAGAAGAAACCTTCAAGGGAAAAATTAATTATATCAGCTCAGTGTCTGACAGCAATCACAATTATCAAATAGATCTACTTATCTCAGAGAAAAAAGGCATTCTGCTTAAAGGAGGTACAGATGTCCAAGTTTCATTTAACACTGTTTCTAAAAAAGAAGCCTTGCAGATTCCTAAATCTTCACTTATCAATGACAGCAAAGACCCCTATGTATTTATTGAAAGTAATGGAAAAGCCGTCACTAAAATAATTAAAACGGGAATTATACAAAACGACCTTGTTGAAGTACTTTCAGGTTTAAACGAGGGTGACAGAGTTATTACCACCGGCCAGATTAATTTACGAGCGGGCAGTACTATAAACATTATAAAATAA
- a CDS encoding TolC family protein, whose protein sequence is MKKQILILFLAFKVHAQKEFTLQQCIDYTLKNHPSLFVQQNNVAIAKAKSWQSLSEYLPQVSGSATILNNIQLQTNVLPAGILGPDPSEITFGTKYNTNTAVDVKQIIYDQSKITGIKAAKPYAEISVLQQKQNQELLIYNTGTAYYQVLIYREKLHILKSNQQKYEQMVKVLRYQYEKGTVLEKDVDRVQVNLNTTTYQIQDSQTKEILALNILKNAMGMDAEENFDIVPTVNYELLAAGNFDENLVLDNLTETAICEQSLELQKYSLKTKQASFIPTLSAVGRFGQQALNNDFSNSFNNWSAFSYVGLSLNVPIFSGFKRKSEVQEEKLKLKNEELNFKINKQNLELRFDNAKTAMGTAYSSYMSSKDNMVLAKKLLDVTDYQYQRGVTNLTDYLNDDLAYKESQSNYINSLYNLMISQMDYQKSKGSLLSFMSQIR, encoded by the coding sequence ATGAAAAAACAAATTTTAATCTTATTTCTTGCCTTTAAGGTCCATGCGCAGAAAGAATTTACATTGCAGCAATGTATTGATTATACATTAAAGAATCATCCTTCTCTTTTTGTGCAGCAAAATAATGTTGCCATAGCAAAAGCAAAATCATGGCAGAGCCTTTCGGAATATCTTCCCCAGGTATCTGGTTCTGCCACTATACTCAATAACATTCAGCTCCAGACCAATGTGCTGCCTGCTGGAATCCTGGGCCCGGATCCATCAGAAATTACTTTTGGCACCAAGTATAATACCAACACAGCTGTAGATGTAAAGCAGATCATTTATGACCAATCTAAAATAACCGGGATCAAAGCCGCCAAGCCCTATGCTGAGATAAGTGTTCTGCAACAGAAACAAAATCAGGAATTATTGATTTATAATACCGGAACAGCTTACTACCAGGTATTAATATACAGAGAAAAACTGCACATACTCAAATCCAACCAGCAGAAATATGAACAGATGGTTAAAGTACTTCGATATCAATACGAGAAAGGAACAGTACTGGAAAAAGATGTTGACAGAGTACAGGTAAACCTCAATACGACAACCTATCAGATCCAAGATTCGCAAACCAAAGAAATACTGGCTCTGAACATACTGAAAAATGCCATGGGTATGGATGCAGAAGAGAATTTTGATATAGTTCCTACCGTTAACTATGAGCTTCTGGCCGCGGGAAATTTTGATGAAAATCTAGTATTGGATAATCTGACCGAAACCGCGATATGCGAACAGTCACTGGAACTTCAGAAATACAGCCTGAAGACCAAACAAGCCTCTTTTATTCCCACTTTATCAGCAGTGGGGCGTTTTGGACAGCAGGCGCTGAATAATGATTTTTCCAACAGTTTTAACAATTGGAGCGCTTTCTCTTATGTAGGTCTTTCGCTTAATGTACCAATTTTCAGCGGTTTTAAACGAAAAAGCGAAGTTCAGGAAGAAAAGTTAAAACTTAAAAATGAAGAGCTGAATTTTAAAATCAATAAACAAAACTTGGAATTACGTTTTGACAATGCAAAAACAGCGATGGGCACTGCATACAGCTCTTACATGAGCAGTAAGGATAATATGGTGCTGGCAAAAAAATTACTGGATGTCACCGATTATCAATACCAGAGAGGGGTTACAAATCTCACAGACTACCTTAATGACGATCTGGCATATAAGGAATCACAGAGTAATTACATCAATAGTTTATACAATCTTATGATCAGCCAGATGGATTACCAAAAATCAAAAGGATCGCTTCTAAGCTTTATGAGCCAGATCCGTTAA